DNA from Paraburkholderia sp. BL10I2N1:
CCACCACCATCATCACGTGCACGCCCGAATCGACCTCCGGGTGATAGTCCGCCCGTTGCGGCACACCGAAGAGTGCATCGATTTCCGGCAACACCCGCGCCAGCGCGCCACACGAACGCAGCACCTCGAACATCCGCGACGGTTTCTTCTCCATCAGCCCACGCGACACTTCCTGCCATACGCGCTCAGGCACCAGCGCGTCGACCTCGCCCGCAGCGACCATCTTCTGCATCAGCGTCAGCGTTTCCGGCGCCACCGTAAAGTCGGCGAAGCGCGCCGCAAACCGCGCCACCCGCAGTATCCGCACCGGATCTTCGAGAAATGCATCGCTGACATGCCGGAACGCACGCGCCCGCAGATCGGCCTGACCGTTGAACGGATCGATCACCGGGCCAGTCAACTCACCATCCGGCCGGACTTCGCGCGCCATCGCGTTGATCGTCAAATCGCGACGCGCCAGGTCTTCTTCGAGCGTGACCTCCGGCGCATAAAAGAACTGGAAGCCGTGATAGCCCGCCGCAGTCTTGCGCTCGGTGCGCGCGAGCGCGTATTCCTCGTGCGTGTCGGGATGCAGAAACACCGGGAAATCCTTGCCCACCGGCCGATATCCCTGCGCCACCATCTGCTCGGGCGTCGCGCCGACAACCACGTAATCGCGATCCTGTACCGGCGCACCGAGCAGTTCGTCGCGGATCGCGCCGCCTACCGCGTAAATATTCACGCGCAGGTGTCGTAAACCGACACACGATGCGTCTCGCGCAGCGCATCGTCGATCCACGCGTGCACCGCCGGCTGTGCCGTCACGCGCTGCGCGTAAGCGGCAGACGCTTTCGACAACGCCGGCTGCCAGGTATTGAATCGCATCACGACCGGCGCATACATCGCGTCGGCAATCCCGAACTCGCCGAACAGGAACGGCCCGCCATGCCTTTCAAGGCAGTCTCGCCACAGTGCATCGATACGCGCGACGTCGGCCAGCGCACCCGGCGCCGCACCCTTGCCGGGAAACGATGCGCGGATATTCATCCACATGTTCGAACGCAGATCGCCAAAGCCCGAATGCATTTCGGCGCTGACACTGCGCGCTTGCGCCCGGACAACCGGATCGCGCGGCCACATCGCGTGCTGGGGGAAACACTCGGCGAGCGTCTCGCAGATCGCGAGCGAATCCCACACGGATGAGCCGTCATCGGCAACGAGGCAGGGCACCTTTCCCGAAGGCGCATGTTCCGTGATCGCGGCCTTCGTGTTCGCCTCGTTGAGCGGAATCAGCACTTCGTCGAAGGGAATACCGAAATGCTTCAGCAGCAGCCACGGCCGCATCGACCACGACGAATAATTCTTGTCACCAATGATGAGCTTCATGCTTCCTTGAAAGAGTGAAAAAATCAGATTTACCGGCCCGCATTCGCGCGGAACGTATTGAACCGCGAACGCATCGACGCGCCCGTCAGGTACACCGGCGCAATCGTTTCGATGCTCGCGGGCTCGATGCCGAGTTCCGGCGCGAGCGGTCCGCTCAGCACGCTGTCTACTTTCATCGAATCGAGGTTGTCGCGCGTGATCACCGGCTCGCCGGGCGCCAGTTCGAACGTCAGCGCCTGCAGGCGCGCCAGCGCCTCCGGCAGGCGTACGATCTTCGCGTGACGACCAATCGTGTCGCCGCAGAACTTGACCAGCTGCTCGAGCGTGTACACGGTCGGGCCGCCGAGTTCGTACGTGCGGCCAACGGCGGCATCCAGATCGAGCACGTCGACGATTGCCTTCGCCACATCGCCCACGAACACCGGCTGGAACTTCGCATCCGGCATCGCGAGCGGAATCACCGGAAACACGCGTTGCAGGAACGCGAACTTGTTGAGAAACGCATCCTCCGGCCCGAACACCACCGACGGCCGGAAAATCGTCGACGCCAGCGCGGCCTGACGCACGGCCTTTTCGCCATCCCCCTTCGAGCGCAGGTACATGCTCGGCCCTTTCGGATCCGCGCCGATCGCGCTCACGTGGATCAGCCGATGCACCCCCTTGCCTTCGCAGGCGGCGACAATCTTTGTCGGCAATTCGACGTGCGCTTTCGCAAACTCCGGGCCGTACGGATTGCCGCGGCTCGAATGCAGCACCCCGACCAGATTGATCACCGCATCCGCGTTCTCGACAAAGCGTGCGAGTTCGACCGGATCGAACACATCGGTTTCGATCACGTCGATGGGCAATAGCGTGAGATGACGGGCGTTGTAGCGTCGGCGGGTGGCAATGCGCACGTCCTTGCCGAGTTCGACAAGCGCGTTCACGAGATGACTGCCAATAAACCCTGAACCGCCGACGATCGCGATGGCTTGATGTCGCATTTTCGACTCCCCTTGTGGAAGCCGCGGCAACGGCTGGCGAGGCGGCCGCCGCGTGAGGCGCGGCGGCGTGGCGCGGGCGCTGGAATTTATGGTGCGATGTAGCCCAGACGCGCCTTCAGCGATTGCGGACGGCCTTCAAACAATGCCGCGTAGTAGACCGTGTTCGACAACACATTCTTGACGTAGTCGCGGGTTTCCTGGAACGGGATCGTCTCCGCAAAAATCGCACCCTCAACCGGATGCGCCAAACCCTGCCGCCATGCGCGCGGACGGCCGGGACCGGCGTTGTATCCAGCGGTAGCGAGTACAGCAGACCCGTCGAACTGATTGTAGATCATCGACAGATAGTTGGTGCCGAGCAGGATATTGGTGTTGATGTCGTTCATCTGCGCACGCGAGATGGGCCCAAGACCGATCTTCTTCGCGACCAGCTGCGCGGTGCCCGGCATCAACTGCATCAAGCCGCTCGCGCCCACTTCGGAACGCGCGTTCATGATGAAGCGCGACTCCTGGCGGATCAGCCCGTAAGCCCATTCGACGTCGAGGCCGGTCGCCTGCGCGTCGCGCTCGACGATATCGCGGAACGGCGACAGATAGCGCAGCGAGAAATCGTGCTCGGTCTTCGTCCGGTCGGCGGTGTTGACGGTGCGATCGTACAGCTCGATGCGGCGCGCGTATTCGGCCAGAGCCAGCAACTGGCGGTCGGTCATGCTGCGCAGCGGCCAGT
Protein-coding regions in this window:
- a CDS encoding glutathione S-transferase family protein produces the protein MKLIIGDKNYSSWSMRPWLLLKHFGIPFDEVLIPLNEANTKAAITEHAPSGKVPCLVADDGSSVWDSLAICETLAECFPQHAMWPRDPVVRAQARSVSAEMHSGFGDLRSNMWMNIRASFPGKGAAPGALADVARIDALWRDCLERHGGPFLFGEFGIADAMYAPVVMRFNTWQPALSKASAAYAQRVTAQPAVHAWIDDALRETHRVSVYDTCA
- a CDS encoding complex I NDUFA9 subunit family protein — its product is MRHQAIAIVGGSGFIGSHLVNALVELGKDVRIATRRRYNARHLTLLPIDVIETDVFDPVELARFVENADAVINLVGVLHSSRGNPYGPEFAKAHVELPTKIVAACEGKGVHRLIHVSAIGADPKGPSMYLRSKGDGEKAVRQAALASTIFRPSVVFGPEDAFLNKFAFLQRVFPVIPLAMPDAKFQPVFVGDVAKAIVDVLDLDAAVGRTYELGGPTVYTLEQLVKFCGDTIGRHAKIVRLPEALARLQALTFELAPGEPVITRDNLDSMKVDSVLSGPLAPELGIEPASIETIAPVYLTGASMRSRFNTFRANAGR
- a CDS encoding multifunctional CCA addition/repair protein, producing MNIYAVGGAIRDELLGAPVQDRDYVVVGATPEQMVAQGYRPVGKDFPVFLHPDTHEEYALARTERKTAAGYHGFQFFYAPEVTLEEDLARRDLTINAMAREVRPDGELTGPVIDPFNGQADLRARAFRHVSDAFLEDPVRILRVARFAARFADFTVAPETLTLMQKMVAAGEVDALVPERVWQEVSRGLMEKKPSRMFEVLRSCGALARVLPEIDALFGVPQRADYHPEVDSGVHVMMVVDHAAAQGYALAVRFAALTHDLGKAGTPDDVLPRHIGHEGRSVDLLKPLCDRLRAPNECRELAVLVAREHGNIHRVMKTGAAGLVRLLERCDALRKPARFAEALQACEADARGRLGFEAQEYPQAERLRMALVAARAVDAGTVAQQFAGKPDMIRDAVQRERIRAVALAIGERG